Proteins co-encoded in one Cinclus cinclus chromosome 17, bCinCin1.1, whole genome shotgun sequence genomic window:
- the CLDN5 gene encoding claudin-5, translated as MTSAAVEILGLGLGILGWVGVILACGLPMWQVSAFIDVNIVVAQTIWEGLWMNCVVQSTGQMQCKVYDSILALPAEVQAGRALTVIVALLGLVALMVTVVGAQCTNCIRPGKMKSRIVIAGGAIYILCGVLVLIPLCWFANIVISDFYDPTVPSSQKREMGAALYIGWAATALLLFGGCLICCCSCSQRDETSFPVKYSAPRRPTSNGEYDKKNYV; from the coding sequence ATGACTTCGGCGGCGGTGGAGATtttggggctgggactgggcaTCCTGGGCTGGGTGGGGGTGATCCTGGCCTGCGGGCTGCCCATGTGGCAGGTGTCGGCCTTCATCGACGTGAACATCGTGGTGGCGCAGACCatctgggaagggctgtggatGAACTGCGTGGTGCAGAGCACGGGGCAGATGCAGTGCAAGGTGTACGACTCCATCCTGGCGCTGCCTGCCGAGGTGCAGGCGGGCCGGGCGCTCACCGTCATCGTGGCATTGCTGGGGCTGGTGGCGCTGATGGTGACCGTGGTGGGCGCGCAGTGCACCAACTGCATCCGGCCCGGTAAGATGAAGTCCCGCATCGTGATCGCCGGCGGGGCCATCTACATCCTCTGCGGGGTCCTGGTCCTCATCCCGCTCTGCTGGTTCGCCAACATCGTCATCAGCGACTTCTACGACCCCACCGTGCCGTCGTCCCAGAAGCGGGAGATGGGGGCCGCGCTCTACATCGGCTGGGCGGCCACGGCCCTGCTGCTCTTCGGGGGCTGcctcatctgctgctgctcctgctcccagcgCGACGAGACCTCCTTCCCCGTCAAGTACTCGGCGCCGCGGCGGCCCACGTCCAACGGCGAGTACGACAAGAAGAACTACGTCTGA